The Chloroflexus aggregans DSM 9485 genome segment GCGTAGCGCACGCAGTGCGTGCAGATGGGGTCGCTCGTAGGTACCGTCGAGCAGACCAACACCATCATCTTCGATTTGCAAGGTGGCAACGTGCTCGTCAACGCGAAGCAAGACGTGGCACGACGAGGCGTGGGCGTGGCGGCGAACGTTGGCTAGTGCCTCTTGAGCGGTGCGCAAAAGCACACTCTGCTGAGCTGTAGTGAGCTTCTGTACCGCACCTTCGATCTGGCAATTAACCTGAAAGCCACCTCGTTGCCGTTCCTCATCGACCAAGTGAAAGATCGCAAGACGCAGATCGGGGCGGAGCGAGACGGCCGGGGCCAATTCAGCACTACGTCGGCTACTAGCGCTCATCGTCGATGGTGAAAACCATTCACTTCCCGCACTAATCGCCTCATTCTTCGGTAGAACAGATCGGCGTGTTCCGGTTGGTAGGGTTGTGTCACCGATGAACGCCCTATTCTGGTCGTGATGCCGATCAAGCAGCGGTCGTTGCCAGGCCGCTAATACGGTCCAACCGAGGCCAAATAACAAGATAACAACAGCTTGTGGCCCACTGAGTGCCGGTATTGATACCAGGGTACTACTGACCAGATACGCTATCACAAACCCTATTCCGCTCAGGAGTGCCCCTTGCCAACCGAATAGGAGTGCCGGTGCAATCAAGCTACCTAATGCTGCCGGACCAAAGGGGAGCCACCCACCACCACTTAACAGGATGACGATGAGTGCTACAAGAATGTCGACGGTCAGCAAAATCGGTCTGCGTTGCATGAGGCGCAGATAGCTCGACGCTTGGCGAGTAATGAAGAGCGTGACCGGCAATACCAACAGCAACAAACTGGCGTGGAGTGGCAAATTTTGAGGAGTGTAGCCAGGCAGAGTCAAGGTAAGACCGGCAAGAAGCCATGCCAGCCACCGATACCCGACGAAGAGACCGATGGGGTTAAGACGCTGCCGCCATGTTTTCATCATGCGTCGCACGCGCTTTCTCCCGACAGCGACTGTCATCAAAGCCGCTGTGATGAAACCGGAGATCGACTCAGGTAAAGCATGAGTAAGTGTAGCAGAAAGCTATCGGTGCGGCAAGCCTGAATCTTGATCTTCACTATTGCTACCGGTAGGTGTTGGTCCGGCCAGATGCTTAGAACAACGCAGCGTACACCACTCCACCGATCACGATTGCTCCTACCACACTGTACTCAATTAACAACCGCCGGTTGAGTTGGCCGATGCTCGCATAACCCAGCAATCCGATGACGACATACAGCACTGCTAACAGTACCACACCGGCCAGCAAAAAGGTCGTTTGCCAGTAATTCAAGGCCCACATCAGT includes the following:
- a CDS encoding sensor histidine kinase; the encoded protein is MMKTWRQRLNPIGLFVGYRWLAWLLAGLTLTLPGYTPQNLPLHASLLLLVLPVTLFITRQASSYLRLMQRRPILLTVDILVALIVILLSGGGWLPFGPAALGSLIAPALLFGWQGALLSGIGFVIAYLVSSTLVSIPALSGPQAVVILLFGLGWTVLAAWQRPLLDRHHDQNRAFIGDTTLPTGTRRSVLPKNEAISAGSEWFSPSTMSASSRRSAELAPAVSLRPDLRLAIFHLVDEERQRGGFQVNCQIEGAVQKLTTAQQSVLLRTAQEALANVRRHAHASSCHVLLRVDEHVATLQIEDDGVGLLDGTYERPHLHALRALRYRIAELDGQLAVFEGEKGGLTVRVTLPLEP